A region of Kribbella sp. NBC_01245 DNA encodes the following proteins:
- a CDS encoding carbohydrate ABC transporter permease, giving the protein MTSFPATDEAVRIAAPAQGSLRRKRRRETLRNLAFLSPWLLGVGLFFLYPLFSTIYFSFVKYDGYTPPTLVGLRNWKYVFTDFPNFWPAMENTVWLVLIMVTLRVAFGLGIGLLITKIKTGAGLFRTAFYLPYLAPPVAATMSFAFLLNPGTGPVNNILGALGLPQPGWFNDPTWSKPALTLLAIWGIGDLMVIFMASLLDVPKEQYEASELDGAGPLRRFQHITLPNISPIIMFAVVTGIIQAMQYYTQPLVAGKVASGVIGGSGQQFEPGYPDKSTLTLPQLVYNLGFQRFDIGSASVVALVLFVLSMIFTGLLMRRRGGLLSAED; this is encoded by the coding sequence ATGACCTCTTTCCCGGCCACTGACGAGGCCGTTCGAATCGCCGCTCCGGCGCAGGGCTCCCTGCGCCGGAAGCGGCGGCGCGAGACGCTGCGCAACCTGGCCTTCCTGTCGCCCTGGCTGCTCGGTGTCGGCCTGTTCTTCCTGTACCCGTTGTTCTCGACGATCTACTTCTCGTTCGTGAAGTACGACGGCTACACCCCGCCGACACTGGTGGGCCTGCGTAACTGGAAGTACGTGTTCACCGACTTCCCGAACTTCTGGCCCGCCATGGAGAACACGGTCTGGCTGGTCCTGATCATGGTCACCCTGCGCGTCGCCTTCGGTCTGGGCATCGGCCTGCTGATCACGAAGATCAAGACCGGCGCGGGCCTGTTCCGGACCGCGTTCTACCTGCCCTACCTGGCGCCGCCGGTGGCCGCGACGATGTCGTTCGCCTTCCTGCTCAACCCCGGCACGGGCCCGGTGAACAACATCCTCGGCGCTCTCGGACTACCTCAGCCAGGCTGGTTCAACGACCCGACCTGGTCGAAGCCGGCCCTTACCCTGCTGGCGATCTGGGGTATCGGTGACCTGATGGTCATCTTCATGGCCTCGCTGCTCGACGTGCCCAAGGAGCAGTACGAAGCATCCGAGCTGGACGGCGCCGGCCCGTTGCGGCGATTCCAGCACATCACGCTGCCGAACATCTCGCCGATCATCATGTTCGCCGTTGTCACCGGCATCATCCAGGCGATGCAGTACTACACCCAGCCACTCGTCGCCGGCAAAGTCGCCAGCGGTGTGATTGGGGGCTCAGGGCAACAATTCGAACCGGGCTATCCCGACAAGTCGACATTGACCTTGCCCCAGCTGGTCTACAACCTCGGATTCCAGCGGTTCGACATCGGCTCCGCGTCGGTGGTCGCGCTGGTCCTGTTCGTACTCTCGATGATCTTCACCGGGCTGCTGATGCGCCGCCGCGGTGGCCTGCTCTCGGCGGAGGACTGA
- a CDS encoding carbohydrate ABC transporter permease — MRRKETLHWVAVHSLGIAAALFFVLPFVFVFLTALMSDQQALTRDLWPKPFQWHNLIDVLNTPGFLTWWKNSLFYAVVGTLLAVTSSIPVAYALAKFKFRGRSLALMIVIATMMLPPQVVIVPMYLFWTQQLGMSGTLWPLIIPMAFGEAFTIFLLRQFLVSIPKEYVEAAKIDGCNDFKAMIRVIMPMAKPAISAVALFQFFYCWNDYFGPQIYASDNPAAWTLSYGLESFKSAHHTNWNLTMAATVLVMAPVIILFFFAQKAFIEGVTLTGVKG, encoded by the coding sequence ATGCGCCGCAAGGAAACCCTGCACTGGGTCGCCGTGCACTCGCTCGGCATCGCGGCCGCGCTCTTCTTCGTACTGCCGTTCGTCTTCGTCTTCCTGACCGCCCTGATGAGCGACCAGCAGGCCCTCACCCGGGACCTGTGGCCGAAGCCGTTCCAGTGGCACAACCTGATCGACGTACTGAACACCCCCGGCTTCCTGACCTGGTGGAAGAACAGCCTGTTCTACGCCGTCGTCGGAACCCTTCTCGCGGTCACGTCGAGCATCCCGGTCGCCTATGCCCTGGCCAAGTTCAAGTTCCGTGGCCGGAGTCTCGCGCTGATGATTGTGATCGCGACCATGATGCTGCCGCCGCAGGTCGTGATCGTGCCGATGTACCTGTTCTGGACCCAGCAACTCGGCATGTCCGGAACGCTGTGGCCGCTGATCATCCCGATGGCCTTCGGCGAGGCGTTCACGATCTTCCTGCTGCGCCAGTTCCTCGTCTCCATCCCCAAGGAGTACGTCGAAGCGGCCAAGATCGACGGCTGCAATGACTTCAAAGCGATGATCCGAGTGATCATGCCGATGGCGAAACCCGCCATCTCCGCCGTGGCGTTGTTCCAGTTCTTCTACTGCTGGAACGACTACTTCGGCCCGCAGATCTACGCCAGCGACAACCCCGCGGCGTGGACGCTCAGCTACGGCCTCGAGTCGTTCAAGAGCGCCCATCACACCAACTGGAACCTCACGATGGCAGCGACCGTGCTGGTGATGGCTCCGGTGATCATCCTGTTCTTCTTCGCCCAAAAGGCCTTCATCGAAGGCGTCACACTCACAGGGGTCAAAGGTTGA
- a CDS encoding 6-phospho-beta-glucosidase, with protein sequence MKLTVVGGGSTYTPELIDGFARLRDSLPVDELVLVDPAADRLELVGGLAGRIFAKQGHPGKITTTSDVEAGIDGADAVLLQLRVGGQAARNRDETWPLECGCVGQETTGAGGLAKALRTVPVVLDIAEKVRASNPDAWIIDFTNPVGIVTRALLQEGHKAVGLCNVAIGFQRKFAAMLGVSHERVSLDHVGLNHLTWERGVRVDGEEVLPKLLAEHAQELADEIGLPREVILQLGVVPSYYLRYFYAHDEVVRELKAKPSRAAEVAAIEKELLDMYADPALDEKPELLSKRGGAFYSEAAVALASSLLNDTGDVQVVNTRNNGTLPFLPDDAVIEVPATVDARGTTPLPVRPLEPLYAGLVASVTAYENLALEAAIHGGADRVFAALLAHPLVGQIEYANGLTDRLLANNRDHLAWA encoded by the coding sequence TTGAAACTCACAGTCGTAGGCGGCGGTTCGACGTACACGCCTGAACTCATAGACGGATTCGCCCGGCTGCGCGACTCACTGCCGGTCGACGAACTGGTGCTGGTCGATCCGGCCGCCGATCGGCTCGAGCTGGTCGGCGGTCTGGCCGGCCGCATCTTCGCCAAACAAGGCCATCCCGGCAAGATCACCACCACGTCGGACGTCGAGGCGGGTATCGACGGCGCGGACGCCGTACTGCTGCAGCTGCGCGTCGGCGGGCAGGCGGCCCGCAATCGGGACGAGACCTGGCCGCTCGAATGCGGTTGTGTCGGCCAGGAGACCACCGGCGCCGGCGGCCTCGCGAAGGCGCTACGCACGGTGCCCGTCGTCCTCGACATCGCCGAGAAGGTGCGCGCGTCCAACCCGGACGCGTGGATCATCGACTTCACCAACCCGGTCGGTATCGTCACCCGCGCGCTGCTGCAGGAGGGCCACAAGGCGGTCGGCCTGTGCAACGTGGCGATCGGCTTCCAGCGCAAGTTCGCCGCCATGCTGGGCGTTTCGCACGAGCGCGTCTCGCTCGACCACGTCGGGCTCAACCACCTGACCTGGGAGCGCGGCGTTCGCGTCGACGGCGAGGAGGTGCTGCCCAAGCTGCTGGCCGAACACGCTCAGGAGCTCGCGGACGAGATCGGCCTGCCGCGCGAGGTCATCCTCCAGCTCGGCGTCGTTCCGTCGTACTACCTGCGCTACTTCTACGCCCACGACGAGGTCGTCCGCGAGCTGAAGGCGAAACCCTCCCGCGCTGCCGAGGTGGCCGCGATCGAGAAGGAACTGCTCGACATGTACGCCGATCCGGCGCTGGACGAGAAGCCCGAACTGCTCAGCAAGCGGGGCGGCGCGTTCTACTCCGAGGCGGCCGTCGCGCTGGCGTCGTCCCTGCTCAACGACACCGGTGACGTCCAGGTCGTCAACACCCGGAACAACGGCACGCTGCCGTTCCTCCCGGACGACGCCGTGATCGAGGTGCCCGCCACCGTGGACGCCCGCGGTACGACGCCGCTGCCGGTGCGACCGCTCGAGCCGCTGTACGCCGGACTCGTGGCGAGCGTGACGGCGTACGAGAACCTGGCCCTCGAGGCCGCCATCCACGGCGGTGCCGACCGGGTCTTCGCGGCACTGCTCGCGCACCCGCTGGTCGGCCAGATCGAGTATGCGAACGGACTGACCGACCGCCTGCTCGCGAACAACCGCGATCACCTGGCCTGGGCGTGA
- a CDS encoding N-acetylglucosamine kinase has protein sequence MVAARTSPTPLVPGGVLAFDAGNSKTDVALVGADGTVLGTARGGGFEPHIVGAAAAVAALAPLVEAAAAAAGLDPANGVLVQQISACLANADLPIEEERLAEAFRSHAWADEVHVANDTFALLRAGVDEPRGVAVVCGAGINCAGLLPNGRTARFAAVGRISGDWGGGQQLADEAYSAAARADDGRGPATALTSVLPAHFGVDSVQALIEALHLGDIPLSRRLEATPLLFQVAAAGDEVASAVVRRQAEEIVAMAVVALRRLDLLDEPADVVLGGGVLTSGHRQLMDTIEALLSIEAPKAVPRVVAVPPVVGAALLGLDRTGADRTAHTTLRAAYA, from the coding sequence ATGGTGGCGGCGCGAACCAGCCCAACCCCGCTCGTCCCGGGCGGGGTGCTGGCCTTCGACGCCGGCAACAGCAAGACCGACGTGGCCCTGGTCGGCGCTGACGGCACTGTCCTCGGTACGGCGCGAGGTGGCGGGTTCGAGCCGCATATCGTCGGTGCGGCCGCGGCCGTGGCGGCCCTCGCGCCACTGGTGGAAGCCGCCGCCGCGGCCGCGGGCCTCGACCCGGCGAACGGCGTACTGGTGCAGCAGATCTCGGCCTGCCTGGCGAATGCCGATCTGCCGATCGAGGAAGAACGGCTGGCCGAGGCCTTCCGCTCACACGCCTGGGCCGACGAGGTCCACGTCGCCAACGACACCTTCGCGCTGCTGCGCGCCGGCGTAGACGAACCCCGCGGGGTAGCGGTCGTCTGCGGCGCGGGGATCAACTGCGCGGGCCTGCTGCCGAACGGCCGCACGGCCCGGTTCGCCGCCGTCGGCCGGATCTCGGGCGACTGGGGTGGCGGCCAGCAACTCGCCGACGAGGCGTACTCCGCAGCCGCTCGGGCTGACGACGGTCGTGGGCCCGCGACGGCGTTGACCTCGGTATTGCCCGCGCATTTTGGGGTGGACTCCGTGCAGGCGTTGATCGAGGCGTTGCATCTTGGTGATATCCCTTTAAGTCGGCGGCTTGAGGCCACGCCGTTGCTGTTCCAGGTGGCGGCGGCTGGTGACGAGGTGGCGTCGGCGGTCGTACGTCGGCAGGCGGAAGAGATCGTCGCCATGGCGGTCGTGGCGCTTCGCCGGTTGGACCTGCTGGACGAGCCGGCTGACGTCGTACTGGGTGGTGGCGTGCTCACCTCCGGCCACCGGCAGCTGATGGACACGATCGAGGCGCTTCTTTCCATCGAGGCGCCTAAGGCCGTCCCGCGGGTGGTCGCCGTACCTCCGGTTGTCGGTGCCGCGTTGCTCGGGCTGGACCGCACTGGAGCCGACCGAACCGCTCACACGACCTTGCGCGCGGCCTACGCGTAG
- a CDS encoding mechanosensitive ion channel family protein: MSALAIDFTQPFEDAFGKLLSFIPNLLGGIVILVVGYFVAKILGNLIGRLLGKVGFDHWMDRAGVSGVLQRSGTGLTASAMLGKVVFWFVFLISFTMFASALGVPEISAFMSTMLGYIPRIFAAIVIICLAALFANFLAAVIRGATGNETLAKVGRYAVLIYAAFAALTQLGIAVQLTGNTLLIVLAGAALAMGLAFGLGGREMAAQALQRLFERGVTSTGPTTSANNGTTPATGTQTANGPYAGSGQTPPAQTNEPHPASYGATNWSGQPGQGDNGWSSNPPR; this comes from the coding sequence ATGTCGGCGTTAGCGATCGACTTCACCCAGCCCTTCGAAGATGCCTTCGGCAAGCTTTTGTCGTTCATCCCCAACCTGCTCGGCGGCATCGTCATTCTGGTCGTCGGCTATTTCGTCGCGAAGATTCTCGGCAACCTGATCGGCAGGCTGCTCGGCAAGGTCGGCTTCGACCACTGGATGGATCGGGCCGGCGTATCCGGCGTACTGCAGCGATCCGGTACCGGTCTGACGGCCTCGGCGATGCTCGGCAAGGTCGTCTTCTGGTTCGTGTTCCTGATCAGCTTCACGATGTTCGCCTCGGCGCTCGGCGTGCCGGAGATCTCGGCCTTCATGAGCACGATGCTCGGCTACATCCCGCGCATCTTCGCCGCGATCGTGATCATCTGCCTGGCCGCGTTGTTCGCGAACTTCCTGGCCGCGGTGATCCGTGGCGCGACGGGTAACGAGACCCTGGCCAAGGTCGGCCGGTACGCGGTCCTGATCTACGCCGCCTTCGCCGCGCTGACCCAGCTCGGTATCGCGGTCCAGCTGACCGGTAACACGCTGCTGATCGTGCTCGCCGGCGCGGCCCTCGCGATGGGTCTTGCGTTCGGCCTCGGTGGTCGCGAGATGGCGGCCCAGGCCCTGCAGCGCCTGTTCGAGCGCGGCGTAACGTCCACCGGCCCGACCACGTCGGCCAACAACGGCACAACGCCCGCAACTGGCACGCAGACCGCCAACGGCCCGTACGCCGGAAGTGGTCAGACCCCGCCGGCCCAGACCAACGAGCCGCACCCCGCGTCGTACGGCGCGACCAACTGGTCCGGACAGCCCGGCCAAGGCGACAACGGCTGGTCCAGCAACCCGCCCCGGTAA
- a CDS encoding GNAT family N-acetyltransferase has protein sequence MTDVVIRPATVADVPAIVAMLAEDEIGALRESPGDLAPYLRAFADIDADGNQVLVVAERDGELVGTLQLTIIPGMSRKGAKRALVEGVRVGAAARGLGLGTTLMEWSIDEARRRECHIIQLTSDKARLDAHRFYDRLGFAASHEGFKLQLV, from the coding sequence ATGACCGATGTCGTGATCCGCCCCGCCACCGTTGCCGACGTACCGGCCATCGTCGCCATGCTCGCCGAGGACGAGATCGGCGCCCTGCGCGAATCCCCCGGCGACCTCGCGCCATACCTGCGCGCCTTCGCCGATATCGATGCCGACGGCAACCAGGTGCTGGTGGTCGCGGAACGGGACGGCGAACTGGTCGGCACGCTACAGCTGACGATCATCCCGGGCATGTCCCGCAAGGGCGCCAAACGCGCCCTGGTCGAGGGCGTCCGGGTCGGCGCGGCGGCCCGCGGCCTGGGCCTCGGCACCACCCTGATGGAGTGGTCGATCGACGAGGCCCGGCGACGCGAGTGCCACATCATCCAGCTCACCTCGGACAAGGCCCGCCTGGACGCGCATCGCTTCTACGACCGGCTCGGTTTCGCCGCCAGCCATGAGGGTTTCAAGCTGCAGCTGGTTTAG
- a CDS encoding neutral zinc metallopeptidase, which produces MPKPGHFLPGGAGETAEPTTPVKPISAGKSPSTEPLRVSGSIQPVSTPKADIKPLSTSSGSFGWAGTQQLGSSTGGQPVGDDGLRRQSVDATQPFPRPGAQYGAHEPVMPARRFSIPMIAVFSALALVALAGGVVASIRVVDSMDNVSSPLVSPSLRPKEAPAPVPAPRPTVTVTAKTVPDWQRVKENKLYQAGRLASMGCQEPSVKPTTKQAVLKYYQQMLPCLNKFWAPVVRKAGYPFRAPKLVVYDNGKPKSDCTGETTTAFYCGSDESINMRWQDDVKSYKQDQLWARVDMMSTMAHEYGHHVQLLTNILISSASREGWAKTEAAKLEENRRLELQASCLSALFLGANKQSFELTGRKLAEWETLSRHSGDEYDPKKVRDHGSKANHWYWESGAFKNPNPAKCNTFVAPAKRVS; this is translated from the coding sequence ATGCCGAAACCCGGTCACTTCCTGCCCGGTGGTGCGGGCGAGACCGCTGAGCCGACGACTCCCGTCAAGCCGATCTCTGCCGGCAAGTCGCCAAGTACAGAGCCTCTGAGAGTCAGTGGCAGCATTCAGCCGGTCAGCACGCCTAAGGCCGACATCAAGCCGCTGAGTACGTCGTCGGGTTCATTCGGTTGGGCCGGGACGCAGCAGCTTGGGAGCAGTACGGGCGGCCAGCCCGTCGGGGATGACGGTCTACGCCGTCAGAGCGTTGACGCGACTCAGCCGTTCCCACGGCCCGGTGCGCAGTACGGCGCGCATGAGCCGGTTATGCCGGCCAGGCGATTCTCTATCCCGATGATCGCGGTCTTCTCCGCACTGGCACTGGTAGCCCTCGCAGGCGGCGTTGTCGCGAGCATCCGCGTGGTTGACTCTATGGACAACGTCAGCAGTCCGTTGGTCAGCCCGTCGCTCCGGCCGAAGGAGGCGCCAGCGCCGGTGCCCGCGCCCCGGCCGACGGTGACGGTCACAGCGAAGACGGTGCCGGATTGGCAACGGGTAAAGGAGAACAAGCTCTACCAGGCCGGTCGGCTCGCCTCGATGGGCTGCCAGGAGCCTTCGGTCAAACCGACCACGAAACAGGCCGTGCTGAAGTACTACCAGCAGATGTTGCCGTGCCTGAACAAGTTCTGGGCGCCGGTCGTGCGCAAGGCCGGCTATCCGTTCCGGGCGCCGAAGCTCGTCGTCTACGACAACGGCAAGCCCAAGTCGGATTGCACCGGCGAGACCACCACCGCGTTCTACTGCGGCTCGGACGAGTCGATCAACATGCGGTGGCAGGACGACGTCAAGTCGTACAAGCAGGACCAGCTCTGGGCACGCGTCGACATGATGAGCACGATGGCCCATGAGTACGGGCATCACGTGCAGTTGCTGACCAACATCCTGATCTCGTCGGCGTCCCGCGAGGGCTGGGCCAAGACCGAGGCCGCCAAGCTCGAGGAGAACCGCCGGTTGGAGCTCCAGGCCTCCTGCCTCAGCGCGCTCTTCCTCGGCGCGAACAAGCAGTCGTTCGAGCTCACCGGACGGAAGCTGGCCGAGTGGGAGACCCTGAGCCGGCACAGCGGCGACGAGTACGACCCCAAGAAGGTCCGGGATCACGGCTCGAAGGCCAACCACTGGTACTGGGAGAGCGGTGCCTTCAAGAATCCGAACCCAGCCAAGTGCAACACCTTCGTCGCACCGGCCAAGCGTGTCTCCTAA
- a CDS encoding SAM-dependent methyltransferase: MASLEDLNRPEYPRSSTYDAQWLIDADMGPHPLWLLEDLARDLDLRPGMRVLDLGSGKGATSVFLAREYGVQVWAVDLWVSPDEAAATFEAQGVADQVTALQAEAHALPFAAGTFDAIVCIDAYEYFGTADGYLTYLTKFLKPGGQLGIATPAMTTEIRELGHIPAHIKQCVGWEAIAWHTADWWRFQWAITELVDVTSARLQESGWQDWLLWSQVCAGHTGQPSSTIAMLTADQGEYLSFALVTARKV; this comes from the coding sequence GTGGCTTCACTCGAAGACTTGAACCGGCCCGAATACCCGCGCTCCTCGACGTACGACGCTCAGTGGCTGATCGACGCGGACATGGGACCGCATCCGCTGTGGCTGCTGGAGGATCTCGCGCGGGACCTCGACCTGCGGCCCGGGATGCGGGTGCTCGACCTGGGCTCGGGCAAGGGTGCCACCTCGGTCTTCCTCGCCCGCGAGTACGGCGTACAGGTGTGGGCCGTCGATTTGTGGGTCTCGCCGGATGAGGCGGCCGCGACGTTCGAGGCCCAGGGCGTCGCGGACCAGGTCACCGCGCTCCAGGCCGAGGCGCACGCCTTGCCGTTCGCGGCCGGCACCTTCGACGCGATCGTCTGCATCGACGCCTACGAATACTTCGGTACGGCGGACGGCTATCTCACGTACCTGACGAAATTCCTCAAGCCTGGCGGGCAATTGGGGATCGCGACGCCGGCGATGACAACGGAGATCCGCGAGCTCGGGCACATACCCGCGCATATCAAGCAGTGCGTCGGCTGGGAGGCCATCGCCTGGCACACCGCCGACTGGTGGCGATTCCAGTGGGCCATCACGGAGTTGGTCGACGTCACGTCGGCTCGGCTGCAGGAATCGGGCTGGCAGGACTGGCTGTTGTGGTCCCAGGTCTGCGCCGGGCACACGGGTCAGCCATCGAGCACGATCGCCATGCTGACGGCGGATCAGGGCGAATACCTGAGCTTCGCACTGGTCACCGCTCGCAAGGTGTGA
- a CDS encoding class E sortase, translating to MELVFGMGVGPFLVVAVVGAAALLGCSDTTDSLGGQSGTTTTRPATSGAPKTPTTRPPEQPSSQPSKQKTGDGRASAARPNTAPAVMAIPRIGVAGLRVTPYQGTADDGPGTKIQSKGIAANPQGAKGGVGAGDIGNYLVTAHRLSAGGPFRELPSLRNGDHVYVTAGGSTYDYVISQTMWISFRKPADLARQSAPVPGFPGRTATKAMITLSTCATIEDHAAGNFWKDEFDNPEHRIDKVGVLVGVKPA from the coding sequence GTGGAGCTAGTCTTTGGCATGGGCGTTGGGCCGTTTTTGGTGGTCGCGGTGGTGGGTGCTGCCGCGCTGCTGGGGTGCAGCGACACGACTGACTCGCTTGGCGGACAGTCCGGTACGACGACGACGCGGCCTGCCACGTCGGGCGCGCCCAAGACGCCCACGACGCGACCGCCGGAGCAGCCCTCGAGTCAACCCTCGAAGCAGAAGACGGGGGATGGACGGGCTAGTGCGGCGAGGCCGAATACCGCGCCCGCGGTGATGGCGATTCCGCGAATTGGCGTGGCGGGGTTGCGGGTTACGCCGTACCAGGGGACGGCGGATGACGGGCCGGGTACGAAGATCCAGAGCAAGGGCATAGCCGCGAATCCGCAAGGGGCCAAGGGCGGAGTCGGCGCGGGCGATATCGGGAACTACCTGGTGACGGCGCATCGGTTGAGCGCGGGTGGGCCGTTCCGGGAGTTGCCGTCGTTGCGGAATGGGGATCACGTCTACGTGACGGCGGGCGGTTCGACGTACGACTATGTGATCAGTCAGACCATGTGGATCTCGTTCCGCAAGCCGGCGGATTTGGCGCGGCAGTCGGCGCCGGTGCCCGGGTTCCCGGGGAGGACGGCGACGAAGGCGATGATCACGCTGTCCACCTGCGCGACGATCGAGGACCACGCGGCGGGGAACTTCTGGAAAGACGAGTTCGACAATCCCGAGCACCGGATCGACAAGGTCGGCGTGCTCGTCGGCGTCAAACCCGCCTGA
- a CDS encoding aldo/keto reductase → MESVELGRSGVRVTRLGLGLASIGGLFSPVPTEQAVATIERAWELGIRLFDTAPVYGYGRSEHRAGVALGNKFRDEFVLCSKVGRLIERDGPDTQAIWADPPPGFGPRLDYSFAGVMRSVEQSLDRLGLDRIDVLHIHDPDLDFERASTEAFKALAQLRSEGTIRAVSLGVNHADVAARFLRVHGADGPDIVLLAGRYTLLDRTGADELLPLCESLGVSVLAAGVFQSGVLLDPTPGAPHGYREIPPELSNRITDLRRLCDLYDVPLPAAAMQFPLTHPAIPAILVGARTPAEITETSTLLTHPIPPDFWHSLPSWGR, encoded by the coding sequence ATGGAGAGCGTGGAGTTGGGGCGAAGTGGGGTGCGGGTTACCCGGCTGGGGCTTGGGCTGGCCTCGATCGGCGGGTTGTTCTCACCCGTGCCGACCGAGCAGGCTGTCGCGACGATCGAGCGTGCTTGGGAGTTGGGCATTCGCCTGTTCGATACCGCGCCGGTCTACGGTTACGGCCGATCCGAGCATCGTGCTGGTGTTGCCCTAGGCAACAAATTTCGCGATGAGTTCGTGCTGTGCAGCAAGGTCGGGCGGTTGATCGAGCGCGACGGTCCCGACACCCAGGCGATCTGGGCCGATCCACCGCCCGGCTTCGGCCCACGCCTCGACTACTCCTTCGCCGGCGTGATGCGTTCGGTGGAGCAAAGCCTGGATCGGCTCGGCCTCGACCGCATCGACGTACTGCACATCCACGACCCCGATCTCGACTTCGAGCGGGCCTCGACCGAAGCCTTCAAAGCCCTTGCCCAGTTACGTTCCGAGGGCACGATCCGCGCGGTATCGCTCGGCGTCAACCATGCCGACGTCGCGGCCCGTTTCCTCCGCGTCCACGGCGCCGACGGTCCGGATATCGTCCTCCTCGCCGGCCGCTACACCCTGCTGGACCGGACTGGCGCCGACGAACTGCTTCCCCTCTGCGAGAGCCTCGGCGTCTCTGTCCTCGCCGCTGGCGTCTTCCAAAGCGGCGTGCTGCTTGATCCGACCCCCGGCGCCCCGCATGGCTATCGCGAAATCCCACCCGAGCTCAGCAACCGCATCACCGACCTACGCCGCCTCTGCGACCTGTACGACGTGCCGCTGCCGGCCGCCGCCATGCAGTTTCCCCTGACCCATCCAGCCATACCGGCCATCCTGGTCGGCGCCCGAACCCCAGCCGAGATCACCGAAACCAGCACCCTCCTAACGCACCCCATCCCACCCGACTTCTGGCACTCCCTCCCTTCCTGGGGCAGGTGA
- a CDS encoding cysteine desulfurase family protein yields the protein MTHPALTDGPIYLDHNATTPIDPRVIDAALPYLTHHFGNPSSSHAYAAKPRAAVAEARRQVADLIGATPGEIVFTGGGSEADTLAIRGAALAARDHGDQVITQVTEHPAVLEACRSLTAEGFTVTQLPVDEFGRVDPADLRAAITDNTVLVSVMTANGETGTLQPVPELAAIAHRHGALMHTDAAQVAGKAPLDVTELGVDLLTVVGHKMYAPKGVGALYVRTGTSIVPIIHGASQEQGLRAGTESVALIVALGAAAAIATTDLPSSANRLASTRDTLHRELDRLLPGAVQLNGHPVDRLPNTLNVSLAGADGKALLAATPHVAAATGSACHEGLDIPSAVLIAMGLVHDRASAALRLTVGRWTTPEEAKEAARLLADTYLTKFQASA from the coding sequence ATGACCCATCCAGCCCTCACCGATGGCCCGATCTACCTCGACCACAACGCCACCACACCCATCGACCCACGTGTCATCGACGCCGCGTTGCCCTACCTGACCCACCACTTCGGCAACCCCTCCAGCAGCCACGCCTATGCCGCTAAACCACGCGCCGCCGTCGCCGAAGCACGCCGTCAAGTAGCCGATCTCATCGGCGCCACACCGGGCGAGATCGTGTTCACCGGCGGTGGTTCCGAAGCCGACACGCTCGCCATCCGCGGCGCGGCACTTGCTGCCCGCGACCACGGTGACCAGGTCATCACCCAGGTCACCGAGCACCCCGCGGTACTGGAAGCGTGCCGAAGCCTCACCGCCGAAGGGTTCACCGTCACCCAGTTGCCTGTCGATGAGTTCGGTCGGGTCGATCCCGCCGACCTGCGGGCGGCCATTACCGATAACACCGTCCTGGTGTCGGTCATGACAGCCAATGGCGAGACCGGAACACTGCAACCCGTACCCGAGCTTGCTGCGATCGCCCACCGCCACGGTGCACTCATGCACACCGACGCCGCCCAGGTTGCAGGCAAAGCCCCACTCGATGTCACCGAACTCGGAGTCGACCTACTGACGGTCGTTGGTCATAAGATGTACGCCCCCAAAGGCGTCGGCGCCCTCTATGTCCGCACCGGCACATCGATCGTGCCGATCATCCACGGTGCAAGCCAGGAACAAGGCCTGCGGGCCGGCACCGAGAGCGTGGCCCTCATCGTCGCTCTCGGCGCCGCCGCAGCAATCGCCACCACGGACCTACCCAGCAGCGCCAACCGACTGGCCTCCACCCGAGACACACTCCATCGCGAACTCGACCGACTCCTGCCCGGCGCTGTCCAACTCAACGGACATCCCGTCGACCGCCTCCCCAATACGCTGAACGTCAGCCTCGCTGGAGCCGACGGTAAAGCTCTTCTCGCCGCGACCCCGCATGTCGCCGCCGCCACCGGCTCCGCCTGCCATGAAGGCCTGGACATTCCCTCTGCGGTACTCATCGCGATGGGTCTCGTTCATGACCGCGCCAGCGCTGCTCTGCGGCTGACCGTCGGCCGCTGGACCACACCGGAGGAGGCCAAGGAGGCGGCGCGCCTGCTGGCCGACACCTACCTGACCAAGTTCCAAGCCTCTGCCTGA